A single Bacteroidales bacterium DNA region contains:
- a CDS encoding DUF2007 domain-containing protein, with product MNNWIKIQSFGRVHQAQLRKDILEQNNINSVIINVKDSLFLIGDIDLYVEKKNGKKAKALIDEFSGLTKINSFIDMKPVLLFQKVLQNGGINTSIKRRDSRKYMLGNYELYIENEHLDEVIPYLTGEKLDGWKSLLVCFKIRQTKFYIDLLAENLINSIIIKKKDSDYHLELINIYVKEDDFKKAEKVINELKGYKPVKESENLSVIEKIEESLISKEIKALIKKENNKFKLFVEDENFDNAKELINIEIEWLELKTFSNIANAMYYKSIMDVAGIPSVILNEQDSSFLLGDIELFVEKEYFNKAKELIENL from the coding sequence ATGAATAACTGGATAAAAATTCAATCTTTCGGGAGAGTTCATCAAGCTCAACTTAGAAAAGATATATTAGAACAAAACAATATCAATTCTGTTATTATTAATGTAAAAGACAGTTTGTTTTTGATAGGCGATATTGACCTTTATGTTGAAAAAAAAAATGGAAAAAAGGCTAAAGCATTGATTGATGAATTCAGTGGTTTAACAAAAATAAATTCTTTTATTGATATGAAGCCTGTCTTACTTTTTCAGAAAGTATTACAAAACGGAGGAATTAATACGTCAATAAAAAGAAGAGACAGCCGAAAATACATGTTGGGTAATTATGAACTGTATATTGAAAATGAACATCTTGATGAGGTTATTCCATATTTAACCGGTGAAAAATTAGACGGGTGGAAAAGCCTTTTAGTTTGTTTTAAAATAAGGCAAACAAAATTTTATATTGATCTTTTGGCTGAAAATCTCATTAATTCAATTATTATTAAGAAAAAGGATTCTGATTATCATTTGGAGTTGATCAATATATATGTAAAAGAAGATGATTTTAAAAAAGCAGAGAAAGTAATTAATGAACTTAAAGGATATAAGCCGGTAAAAGAATCTGAAAATTTATCTGTTATTGAAAAAATTGAAGAATCATTGATTTCAAAGGAAATAAAAGCCCTGATAAAAAAGGAAAACAACAAGTTTAAACTATTTGTTGAAGATGAAAATTTTGATAATGCAAAAGAATTGATTAATATCGAAATTGAGTGGCTTGAACTTAAAACATTCTCCAATATAGCAAATGCAATGTATTATAAAAGCATAATGGATGTTGCAGGAATACCATCTGTTATATTAAATGAACAAGACAGTAGTTTTCTTTTAGGAGATATCGAATTGTTTGTTGAGAAAGAATATTTTAATAAGGCAAAAGAATTGATTGAAAACTTATGA